In Cataglyphis hispanica isolate Lineage 1 chromosome 10, ULB_Chis1_1.0, whole genome shotgun sequence, a genomic segment contains:
- the LOC126852291 gene encoding ADP-ribosylation factor-like protein 8B-A isoform X2, which yields MLALINRILDWFKSLFWKEEMELTLVGLQYSGKTTFVNVIASGQFSEDMIPTVGFNMRKITKGNVTIKVWDIGGQPRFRSMWERYCRGVNAIVYMVDAADSEKIEASRNELHNLLDKPQLSGIPVLVLGNKRDLPHALDENGLIERMNLSAIQDREICCYSISCKEKDNIDITLQWLIAHSKSGIR from the exons ATGTTGGCCCTTATTAATCGAATCTTGGATTGGTTCAAGTCTCTCTTCTGGAAGGAAGAGATGGAACTCACTCTTGTCGGTCTACAATACAGTGGAAAAACTACCTTCGTGAATGTCATAGCG TCGGGGCAATTTAGCGAAGATATGATACCGACTGTAGGCTTTAATATGCGTAAAATAACCAAAGGCAATGTCACTATAAAAGTATGGGACATTGGTGGTCAACCAAGGTTTAGATCTATGTGGGAAAGATATTGCAGAGGAGTAAATGCCATAGTTTATATGGTGGATGCAGCTGATTCAGAAAAAATCGAGGCAAGTCGTAATGAATTGCACAATTTATTGGATAAACCACAATTGTCTGGAATACCAGTATTGGTTTTGGGCAATAAAAGGGATCTACCTCATGCATTGGATGAGAATGGACTCATAGAAAGAAT GAATCTATCTGCGATTCAAGATCGCGAGATTTGTTGCTATAGTATTTCgtgtaaagaaaaagacaATATTGATATTACGTTACAGTGGCTCATAGCACATTCGAAAAGTGGTATTCGCTAA
- the LOC126852291 gene encoding ADP-ribosylation factor-like protein 8B-A isoform X1 — MLALINRILDWFKSLFWKEEMELTLVGLQYSGKTTFVNVIAVCESWICSIYLARSHFRRCQSGQFSEDMIPTVGFNMRKITKGNVTIKVWDIGGQPRFRSMWERYCRGVNAIVYMVDAADSEKIEASRNELHNLLDKPQLSGIPVLVLGNKRDLPHALDENGLIERMNLSAIQDREICCYSISCKEKDNIDITLQWLIAHSKSGIR; from the exons ATGTTGGCCCTTATTAATCGAATCTTGGATTGGTTCAAGTCTCTCTTCTGGAAGGAAGAGATGGAACTCACTCTTGTCGGTCTACAATACAGTGGAAAAACTACCTTCGTGAATGTCATAGCGGTATGTGAGTCATggatttgttctatttatctCGCACGAAGTCATTTTCGCAGATGTCAG TCGGGGCAATTTAGCGAAGATATGATACCGACTGTAGGCTTTAATATGCGTAAAATAACCAAAGGCAATGTCACTATAAAAGTATGGGACATTGGTGGTCAACCAAGGTTTAGATCTATGTGGGAAAGATATTGCAGAGGAGTAAATGCCATAGTTTATATGGTGGATGCAGCTGATTCAGAAAAAATCGAGGCAAGTCGTAATGAATTGCACAATTTATTGGATAAACCACAATTGTCTGGAATACCAGTATTGGTTTTGGGCAATAAAAGGGATCTACCTCATGCATTGGATGAGAATGGACTCATAGAAAGAAT GAATCTATCTGCGATTCAAGATCGCGAGATTTGTTGCTATAGTATTTCgtgtaaagaaaaagacaATATTGATATTACGTTACAGTGGCTCATAGCACATTCGAAAAGTGGTATTCGCTAA